The following proteins are co-located in the Streptococcus anginosus genome:
- a CDS encoding SP0191 family lipoprotein: MRKSVVLLGASLLLLTACGQKSGQNQSGDSKTGSSVVKKDSVVTKSFQQKQTVQGIEQTLTQTISYEGKTFKKFVINLEQILPENMKSVLAGQDLESTKPHLISAFEKAAGLDKFKSLGGVDVKTDITKDYIIKVTINIDMSKINLDEASKLDTYGSMFSTIKNLTPKQYIESVKAAGAKEVANP; this comes from the coding sequence ATGAGAAAATCGGTTGTTTTGTTAGGAGCAAGTTTGTTGCTGCTCACAGCTTGTGGTCAAAAATCCGGTCAGAATCAGTCAGGGGATAGTAAGACTGGTTCGAGTGTTGTGAAAAAGGATTCTGTTGTGACCAAGTCTTTTCAACAAAAACAGACTGTCCAAGGGATTGAACAAACACTTACGCAAACTATTTCTTATGAAGGAAAAACCTTTAAGAAGTTTGTGATAAATCTTGAACAAATACTTCCTGAAAATATGAAGAGTGTATTAGCGGGTCAAGATTTAGAAAGCACTAAGCCGCACTTGATTTCTGCTTTTGAAAAGGCTGCAGGATTGGATAAATTTAAGTCTTTGGGCGGTGTTGATGTTAAAACAGACATTACAAAAGACTATATTATTAAAGTTACAATCAATATTGATATGAGCAAAATCAACCTTGATGAAGCATCAAAACTGGATACATATGGCTCTATGTTTTCAACTATCAAAAATTTAACACCCAAACAGTATATTGAATCTGTCAAAGCAGCTGGTGCTAAAGAAGTTGCAAATCCATGA
- the spx gene encoding transcriptional regulator Spx, with product MITIYTVSSCTSCKKAKTWLNAHQLTYKEQNLGKEGITKEELLDILTKTENGVASIVSSKNRYAKGLGVDIEELSVSEVIDLIMETPRILKSPILVDDKRLQVGYKEDDIRAFLPRSVRNVENTEARLRAAL from the coding sequence ATGATTACAATTTATACTGTCTCAAGTTGCACTAGTTGTAAAAAAGCAAAAACATGGCTCAATGCTCACCAGTTAACTTATAAAGAACAAAATCTTGGTAAAGAAGGAATTACAAAAGAAGAGTTATTAGATATTCTAACAAAAACTGAAAATGGGGTTGCAAGCATTGTTTCTTCAAAAAATCGTTATGCAAAAGGCTTAGGTGTAGATATTGAAGAATTAAGTGTGAGTGAAGTGATTGACTTGATTATGGAAACTCCACGCATCTTGAAAAGCCCTATTTTAGTAGATGACAAGCGCCTACAAGTGGGCTACAAAGAAGATGATATTCGTGCATTCTTACCTCGCTCGGTTCGTAATGTTGAAAATACAGAAGCGCGTTTACGCGCGGCCTTGTAA
- the ruvX gene encoding Holliday junction resolvase RuvX codes for MRIMGLDVGSKTVGVAVSDPLGFTAQGLEIIPIDEEKGEFGFDRLSELAKEYKVEKFVVGLPKNMNNTSGPRVEASQAYGAKIEQLFHLPVEYQDERLTTVAAERMLIEQADVSRKKRKKVIDKLAAQLILQNYLDRNF; via the coding sequence ATGAGAATTATGGGGTTAGATGTTGGTTCAAAAACAGTCGGTGTCGCGGTTAGTGATCCACTTGGTTTTACAGCTCAAGGACTTGAAATTATTCCTATTGATGAAGAAAAAGGGGAATTTGGTTTTGACCGTTTAAGTGAGCTTGCAAAAGAATATAAGGTTGAGAAGTTTGTTGTAGGACTCCCTAAAAATATGAACAACACAAGCGGACCACGTGTAGAAGCAAGTCAAGCTTATGGTGCTAAGATTGAGCAATTATTTCATTTGCCAGTTGAATACCAAGATGAGCGTCTAACAACGGTAGCTGCGGAGAGAATGCTGATCGAGCAAGCGGATGTGAGCAGAAAGAAGCGAAAAAAAGTGATTGATAAGCTCGCAGCGCAGCTCATATTGCAGAATTATTTAGATCGAAATTTTTAA
- a CDS encoding SP0191 family lipoprotein has protein sequence MKRSLILLTIILTVLAGCGQKKETKSKTSKQSIDNTLPVIANAEKETVVTKTLSFPKTAEGVQQTQTITYKGDQFLSLTIEQIMPMKEEMKKVVAEVGVAEAQKLLEKSLAEDEKFTQAKSLEGFSTSLEIINEQELKRVHTFDFQVLDVNKAADTEYLKNMKLKEFLKMKPKEYVEDQIASGATEVNQ, from the coding sequence ATGAAAAGAAGCCTGATTCTATTAACCATTATTCTTACAGTCTTAGCAGGATGTGGTCAAAAAAAAGAAACAAAATCAAAAACAAGCAAGCAATCAATTGATAATACGTTGCCAGTTATTGCAAACGCTGAAAAAGAAACAGTTGTGACAAAAACCTTATCATTCCCTAAAACAGCTGAAGGGGTTCAACAAACACAAACAATTACTTACAAAGGCGATCAATTTTTAAGTTTAACGATTGAGCAAATCATGCCGATGAAAGAAGAAATGAAAAAAGTAGTTGCGGAAGTTGGAGTTGCTGAGGCGCAAAAATTATTGGAGAAATCTTTGGCTGAAGATGAAAAATTTACACAAGCAAAAAGTTTGGAAGGTTTTTCGACCTCTTTGGAAATTATAAATGAGCAAGAATTGAAGCGAGTTCATACTTTTGATTTTCAAGTTTTGGATGTTAATAAGGCCGCTGATACTGAATATTTAAAAAATATGAAATTAAAAGAATTTTTAAAAATGAAACCAAAAGAATATGTTGAAGATCAGATTGCGAGTGGTGCAACGGAAGTCAATCAATAA
- a CDS encoding IreB family regulatory phosphoprotein — protein sequence MGFTDETVRFNLDDSNKKEISETLKDVYVSLNEKGYNPINQIVGYVLSGDPAYVPRYNNARNQIRKYERDEIVEELVRYYLKGQGIDL from the coding sequence GTGGGATTTACAGATGAGACAGTACGTTTTAATCTTGATGATTCAAACAAAAAAGAGATTAGTGAAACATTGAAAGATGTCTATGTGTCGCTGAATGAAAAGGGCTATAACCCAATCAACCAAATCGTAGGATACGTGCTTAGTGGTGATCCTGCGTATGTACCTCGCTATAATAATGCACGAAATCAAATTCGTAAATATGAACGTGATGAGATTGTAGAAGAATTAGTTCGTTATTATTTGAAAGGGCAAGGCATTGATCTCTAA
- the recA gene encoding recombinase RecA, producing the protein MAKKQKKLEEISKKFGEERQKALDTALKNIEKDFGKGAIMRLGERAEQKVQVMSSGSLALDIALGAGGYPKGRIIEIYGPESSGKTTVALHAVAQAQKEGGIAAFIDAEHALDPAYAQALGVNIDELLLSQPDSGEQGLEIAGKLIDSGAVDLVVIDSVAALVPRAEIDGDIGDSHVGLQARMMSQAMRKLSASINKTKTIAIFINQLREKVGIMFGNPETTPGGRALKFYASVRLDVRGNTQIKGTGDEKDTNVGKETKIKVVKNKVAPPFKEAFVEIMYGEGISKTGELIKIATDLDIIKKAGAWYSYNDEKIGQGSENAKKYLADHPEIFDEIDHKVRVHYGLIEDDAEDEKNAEATKSANKVEEVTLDLDDTIEIEE; encoded by the coding sequence ATGGCGAAAAAACAAAAAAAATTAGAAGAAATTTCAAAAAAATTTGGCGAGGAACGTCAAAAAGCGCTAGACACTGCACTTAAAAATATTGAAAAAGATTTTGGTAAGGGAGCAATTATGCGCCTAGGTGAGCGTGCTGAACAAAAAGTTCAAGTCATGAGTTCAGGTAGTTTGGCATTAGATATCGCTCTTGGTGCAGGAGGGTATCCAAAGGGGCGGATTATTGAAATCTATGGACCAGAGTCTTCTGGTAAGACGACCGTAGCTCTTCATGCGGTGGCGCAGGCTCAAAAAGAAGGCGGTATTGCAGCTTTTATTGATGCAGAACACGCTCTTGATCCAGCTTATGCGCAGGCTCTTGGGGTTAATATTGATGAACTCTTACTTTCTCAACCTGACTCAGGCGAGCAAGGCCTTGAAATTGCTGGGAAATTGATTGACTCTGGTGCGGTAGATTTGGTAGTTATTGACTCCGTGGCAGCCCTCGTACCACGTGCTGAGATTGATGGAGATATTGGAGATAGTCACGTTGGTTTGCAAGCGCGGATGATGAGTCAAGCTATGCGTAAATTGTCTGCTTCTATCAATAAAACGAAGACAATTGCGATTTTCATCAACCAATTGCGTGAAAAAGTTGGTATTATGTTTGGAAATCCAGAAACAACACCGGGCGGTCGAGCTCTTAAATTTTATGCTTCTGTCCGTCTGGATGTCCGTGGCAATACTCAAATCAAGGGAACTGGTGATGAAAAGGACACTAATGTCGGTAAGGAAACCAAGATTAAGGTTGTGAAGAATAAGGTTGCTCCGCCATTCAAGGAAGCTTTCGTAGAAATCATGTATGGCGAAGGAATTTCTAAAACAGGCGAGTTGATTAAAATTGCGACAGACCTTGATATTATCAAAAAAGCGGGTGCTTGGTATTCTTATAATGATGAAAAGATTGGTCAAGGGTCTGAAAATGCTAAGAAATACTTGGCGGATCATCCAGAAATTTTTGATGAAATTGATCATAAAGTTCGAGTGCATTACGGTTTGATTGAGGATGATGCTGAAGATGAAAAAAATGCAGAAGCAACTAAATCAGCAAACAAGGTGGAGGAAGTCACACTAGATTTGGATGACACGATTGAGATTGAGGAATAA
- a CDS encoding competence/damage-inducible protein A yields MKAEIIAVGTEILTGQIVNTNARFLSEKLASLGVDVYFQTAVGDNEARLLSILEIARNRSNLVILTGGLGPTEDDLTKQTLAKFLNRRLVFDRMATEKLDRFFASRPDYARTPNNERQAQIVEGSTPLQNETGLAIGGVIEVSGVTYVVLPGPPSELKPMVNNELVPLLATGQKLYSRVLRFFGIGESQLVTLLGDLIDNQTDPTIAPYAKTGEVTLRLSTKAASQNEADTKFAHLEKKILAVQTFEKQHLADLFYAYGDDSSLGQTAFELLRRAGKTVTAAESLTAGLFQATLASFAGASNVFSGGFVTYSMEEKSRMLDIPLADLEKHGVVSAFTAEKMAEQARKLTASDYAVSLTGVAGPDSLEGHPAGTVYIGLATTEDVQSIKVNSAGRSRTDVRKIAVLHAFNLLRKTLLKNENMLQ; encoded by the coding sequence ATGAAAGCAGAAATTATTGCTGTGGGTACTGAAATTCTGACAGGTCAGATTGTCAATACAAATGCCCGATTTTTATCGGAAAAATTAGCGAGTCTGGGTGTAGATGTGTATTTCCAAACAGCGGTTGGAGATAATGAAGCTCGTCTGTTATCCATTTTAGAAATTGCTCGAAATCGTAGTAATTTGGTCATCTTAACTGGAGGATTAGGCCCAACAGAAGATGACTTGACTAAGCAGACTTTGGCAAAATTCTTAAATCGTAGGTTGGTATTTGACCGAATGGCTACGGAGAAATTGGACCGCTTTTTCGCAAGTCGACCGGATTATGCTCGAACACCAAACAATGAGCGACAAGCTCAGATAGTGGAAGGCTCGACTCCTCTACAAAATGAAACTGGGCTTGCAATAGGAGGCGTGATTGAAGTCAGTGGCGTGACTTATGTTGTTCTACCTGGTCCGCCTAGTGAATTAAAACCTATGGTAAATAATGAGCTGGTTCCGCTGTTAGCAACTGGTCAAAAATTGTATTCAAGAGTCTTGCGATTCTTTGGTATCGGTGAAAGTCAATTAGTAACCCTTTTAGGAGATTTAATTGATAATCAGACCGATCCAACCATTGCTCCTTATGCTAAGACGGGAGAGGTGACATTGCGATTGTCCACCAAGGCTGCTAGTCAAAATGAAGCAGATACTAAGTTTGCTCATTTAGAAAAGAAAATTTTGGCAGTACAGACTTTTGAGAAACAACATTTAGCTGATCTTTTCTACGCTTATGGAGATGATAGTTCTCTGGGACAAACAGCTTTTGAACTGCTGAGAAGAGCAGGAAAGACCGTCACAGCAGCTGAAAGTTTGACTGCAGGACTCTTTCAAGCAACTTTGGCAAGCTTTGCTGGAGCCTCCAATGTCTTTAGTGGTGGCTTTGTTACCTACAGTATGGAGGAAAAGAGCCGAATGCTGGACATTCCTTTGGCAGACTTGGAAAAACATGGGGTAGTTTCAGCTTTTACAGCTGAGAAAATGGCTGAGCAGGCAAGAAAATTGACCGCTAGTGACTATGCGGTGAGCTTGACAGGTGTGGCAGGTCCAGACAGCTTAGAAGGACATCCAGCAGGGACAGTTTATATTGGCTTAGCAACTACAGAGGATGTTCAGTCTATTAAGGTTAATAGTGCGGGTCGTAGTCGGACAGATGTACGTAAAATAGCCGTTCTGCATGCTTTCAATCTGCTGCGAAAAACTTTATTAAAAAACGAAAATATGCTACAATAA